One genomic window of Indioceanicola profundi includes the following:
- the galU gene encoding UTP--glucose-1-phosphate uridylyltransferase GalU — MPQKVRKAVFPVAGLGTRFLPATKAIPKEMLPLADRPLIQHAVEEAKAAGIEMFCFVTSRGKSPLEDHFDYNYELNETLRKRGKNDLLKVVEDLQIESGNLSYVRQPQPLGLGHAVWCAREFICDEPFAVILPDEQVLGPKPCLAQMMDAYEQVGGNLLSVFEVPREQTNKYGILDIEKEDGRLVAVKGLVEKPDPADAPSNLSIQGRYILQPEIFDHLSRFETGAGGEIQLTDAMARLIGSQPFHGFKFEGRRFDCGDKLGFVLANVAYALERPDMADKVRTALRDMI, encoded by the coding sequence ATGCCCCAGAAAGTCCGTAAGGCCGTATTCCCCGTTGCGGGTCTCGGCACCCGGTTTCTTCCAGCCACCAAGGCGATTCCAAAGGAGATGCTTCCGCTTGCGGACAGACCGCTGATCCAGCATGCGGTCGAAGAGGCGAAGGCCGCTGGCATCGAAATGTTCTGCTTCGTCACCAGCCGCGGCAAGAGCCCGCTGGAAGACCATTTCGACTACAACTATGAACTGAACGAGACGCTGCGCAAGCGCGGCAAGAACGACCTGCTGAAGGTCGTTGAAGATCTCCAGATCGAAAGCGGCAACCTGTCCTATGTTCGGCAGCCGCAGCCGTTGGGCCTGGGGCATGCCGTCTGGTGCGCGCGCGAATTCATCTGCGATGAACCCTTCGCCGTCATCCTGCCCGATGAGCAGGTGCTCGGGCCGAAGCCGTGCCTTGCGCAGATGATGGACGCGTACGAACAGGTCGGCGGCAATCTTCTCTCCGTCTTCGAAGTTCCGCGCGAGCAGACCAACAAGTACGGCATCCTCGACATCGAGAAGGAGGATGGACGCCTGGTCGCGGTCAAGGGGCTGGTGGAGAAGCCGGACCCGGCCGACGCGCCCAGCAATCTTTCGATTCAGGGCCGTTACATCCTGCAGCCCGAAATCTTCGATCATCTCTCCCGGTTCGAGACCGGCGCCGGGGGCGAAATCCAGCTCACCGATGCCATGGCCCGCCTGATCGGGTCCCAGCCCTTTCACGGATTCAAATTCGAGGGGCGGCGGTTCGATTGCGGTGATAAGTTGGGCTTCGTCCTCGCAAACGTCGCCTACGCCTTGGAGCGGCCGGACATGGCCGACAAGGTTCGTACTGCGTTAAGGGACATGATCTGA
- a CDS encoding vWA domain-containing protein — MPGPAIKAGDRSSTPPAAAGTGGDVAAFLSKVAAMPPPSRSAGTKGRLIFALDATASRQPTWDRAQHIQGEMFEAAAGLGGLEVQLVFYRGFGECKASPWVGDAGALLGRMTAVTCLGGQTQIGKVLAHARRQTEDKRVNALIFVGDAMEEDPDHLCHLAGELGLLGVPVFMFHEGGDPVVGNVFRQIAKLSRGAYCPFDSSSAQQLKDLLRAVAVYAAGGRAALQDWSRGRSGAVRLLTSQMD; from the coding sequence ATGCCCGGCCCTGCAATCAAGGCCGGCGACCGGTCCTCCACGCCTCCTGCGGCTGCCGGGACCGGGGGCGACGTCGCCGCTTTTCTCAGTAAGGTCGCCGCCATGCCCCCGCCCTCCAGGTCGGCGGGAACGAAGGGTCGCCTGATCTTCGCCCTGGACGCGACAGCCAGCCGGCAGCCGACCTGGGACCGTGCCCAGCATATCCAGGGTGAGATGTTCGAGGCTGCGGCCGGCCTGGGCGGGCTGGAGGTGCAGCTGGTCTTCTATCGCGGCTTCGGTGAATGCAAGGCCAGCCCCTGGGTCGGCGATGCCGGAGCGCTGCTCGGCAGAATGACGGCGGTGACCTGTCTTGGCGGACAGACCCAGATCGGCAAGGTACTGGCCCATGCGCGGCGGCAGACGGAGGATAAAAGGGTGAACGCCCTGATCTTTGTCGGCGACGCGATGGAGGAGGACCCGGACCATCTCTGCCATCTGGCGGGGGAGTTGGGGCTGCTCGGCGTTCCGGTCTTCATGTTCCACGAAGGGGGCGATCCGGTAGTGGGCAATGTCTTCCGCCAGATCGCCAAGCTGTCGCGGGGCGCCTACTGTCCCTTCGACTCGTCCAGTGCGCAGCAGCTCAAGGACCTGCTGCGGGCAGTCGCGGTCTATGCCGCCGGCGGCCGGGCAGCGCTTCAGGACTGGAGCCGTGGCCGCTCCGGCGCAGTCCGTCTGCTGACCAGCCAGATGGATTAG
- a CDS encoding patatin-like phospholipase family protein translates to MRTKSGVKVGLALGSGAARGWAHVGVLRALEEMEIEPHVVCGTSVGALVGAAYLTDQLDELQLWAEGLGLLGILKLVDITFARGGLVAIEKVFERFRNPRTDIPIETLDRPFGAVATDLATGREVWLRNGHLLDVVRASAAMPGLFPPLFQNGQWLADGALVNPVPVSLCRAMGAEVVVAVNLNSELSTLPRLAKPVEPPAPVAGPVPGSSGDSTSHPVAEFLAKIGATVGERTRALAAQLKGEREPAPSVVEVVAGSIDIMQDRITRSRLAGDPPDVLIAPRLGHIGILDFDRGKELVEIGYAAAMACRPAIELAFGPR, encoded by the coding sequence ATGAGGACGAAATCCGGGGTGAAGGTCGGGCTTGCGCTGGGCAGCGGCGCGGCGCGCGGCTGGGCCCATGTGGGCGTGCTGCGCGCGCTGGAGGAAATGGAGATCGAGCCCCATGTGGTCTGCGGCACCAGCGTCGGCGCGCTGGTCGGGGCCGCCTATCTGACCGACCAGTTGGACGAGCTGCAGCTCTGGGCGGAGGGGCTTGGGCTGCTTGGCATCCTCAAGCTGGTGGACATTACCTTCGCCCGCGGCGGGCTGGTGGCCATCGAGAAGGTGTTCGAGCGCTTCCGCAATCCCCGCACCGACATTCCCATCGAGACGCTGGACCGGCCCTTCGGCGCAGTGGCGACGGATCTCGCCACCGGTCGGGAGGTGTGGCTGCGTAATGGGCATCTGCTGGACGTGGTCCGCGCCTCCGCCGCCATGCCGGGCCTGTTCCCGCCTCTTTTCCAGAATGGGCAGTGGCTGGCGGACGGAGCGCTGGTGAATCCGGTGCCGGTCTCCCTCTGCCGTGCCATGGGCGCTGAGGTGGTGGTGGCTGTGAACCTCAACTCCGAACTCTCCACTCTGCCGCGTCTGGCGAAACCGGTGGAGCCGCCGGCCCCAGTGGCGGGGCCGGTGCCGGGCTCATCAGGCGATTCCACATCCCACCCGGTGGCGGAGTTCCTGGCGAAGATCGGGGCCACGGTAGGCGAGCGGACCAGGGCCCTGGCGGCCCAACTGAAAGGGGAACGTGAGCCTGCGCCCAGCGTGGTCGAGGTGGTCGCCGGGTCCATCGACATCATGCAGGACCGGATTACCCGGTCGCGGTTGGCGGGCGACCCGCCGGACGTGCTGATCGCACCCCGACTCGGGCATATTGGAATCCTGGATTTCGACCGCGGGAAGGAGCTGGTCGAAATCGGCTATGCCGCAGCCATGGCTTGCCGCCCGGCCATCGAGCTGGCATTCGGCCCGCGCTGA
- a CDS encoding globin-coupled sensor protein: protein MSDFLALFKAKFEANAKPVAAAMAEVMPLLEPHLAEVMRTTYRRLGVTNPADLDRFAELLVPHFRQHLRGTFDPGYLKLVQDLGAEHQRIRMELKNYFAGYCEMVNCFAEILVKALRWKPERLVRALSAVNTIMYAEMDLTLTLHIARAEGEARKARGQLADKLEASMHSVAAELAKSSQALQAAAQTMADTAAATENRASAVGSSAERAAHNVETVAAAAEELSASIGEIARQVGASSSIARRAAEEARRTNATIEGLTSAAARIGEVVKLINSIAGQTNLLALNATIEAARAGEAGKGFAVVANEVKSLANQTARATEEITAQVQAIQSATGETVEVIRGISGTIDEINQIAASIAAAVEQQGSATTEIARNVAEASDVTTDVTSSMADVTSAANRSGNTAIDVLEASGTVAGQAEQLEQALNQFLASIRAA from the coding sequence ATGTCGGATTTTCTCGCACTGTTCAAAGCCAAGTTCGAGGCCAATGCAAAGCCGGTTGCGGCGGCCATGGCGGAGGTCATGCCGCTGCTGGAGCCGCATCTGGCGGAGGTCATGCGCACCACCTACCGGCGGCTGGGCGTCACGAATCCTGCGGACCTGGACCGGTTTGCGGAACTGCTGGTTCCTCACTTCCGGCAGCATCTGCGCGGAACCTTCGATCCAGGCTATCTGAAACTGGTTCAGGACCTCGGCGCCGAGCACCAGCGCATCAGGATGGAGCTGAAGAACTATTTCGCCGGCTATTGTGAGATGGTGAACTGCTTCGCCGAAATTCTGGTCAAGGCGCTGCGCTGGAAGCCGGAGCGGCTGGTGCGCGCGCTTTCCGCAGTGAACACCATCATGTATGCGGAGATGGACCTGACCCTGACCCTTCATATCGCCAGGGCGGAGGGGGAGGCCAGGAAGGCGCGCGGGCAGCTTGCCGACAAGCTGGAGGCCAGCATGCACAGCGTGGCGGCGGAGTTGGCGAAATCGTCCCAGGCGCTCCAAGCCGCGGCCCAGACCATGGCCGACACGGCCGCGGCGACCGAGAACCGGGCTTCCGCCGTCGGCTCTTCGGCCGAACGGGCCGCCCACAATGTGGAGACCGTCGCCGCCGCGGCGGAGGAGCTTTCCGCTTCCATCGGAGAGATCGCGCGGCAGGTCGGCGCCTCGTCCAGCATTGCCCGCCGGGCAGCGGAAGAAGCACGCCGGACCAACGCCACCATCGAAGGGCTGACCTCCGCCGCCGCCCGCATCGGCGAGGTGGTGAAGCTCATCAACAGCATCGCCGGGCAGACAAATCTACTGGCCCTGAACGCCACCATCGAGGCGGCGCGCGCCGGTGAGGCCGGCAAGGGTTTCGCCGTCGTTGCGAACGAGGTGAAGAGTCTGGCCAACCAGACGGCCCGTGCGACGGAGGAGATCACGGCGCAGGTCCAGGCGATCCAATCAGCGACGGGAGAGACGGTGGAGGTGATCCGCGGGATCAGCGGCACCATCGACGAGATCAACCAGATCGCCGCCAGCATTGCCGCCGCGGTGGAGCAGCAGGGCTCCGCCACCACGGAGATCGCCCGCAACGTCGCCGAAGCATCGGACGTCACGACAGACGTGACGTCCAGCATGGCGGATGTCACGTCCGCCGCCAACCGGTCCGGGAACACTGCCATAGACGTGCTGGAAGCGTCCGGAACCGTCGCCGGTCAGGCGGAGCAGTTGGAGCAAGCGTTGAACCAGTTCCTGGCCAGCATCCGCGCCGCCTGA
- a CDS encoding LuxR C-terminal-related transcriptional regulator: MNILIGDDHLLFREGLCRLLTQLDTDANFTEAGTFDEVMELAQGDQDFDLILMDLQMPGWPGFAGIQQICELQAGTPVVIVSASESQSDVRAALDAGASGYIPKSSSVKIMLSALNLVFSGGIYVPPAAIQGEGPGVGNGTSSSSSNAGSSNNGNSALPSLTQRQRDVLRCLREGKSNKQIAYELGLSEGTVKIHVTAVMRSLGVRNRTQAVIASADLLP; this comes from the coding sequence ATGAATATCCTCATCGGCGACGATCATCTCCTTTTCCGTGAAGGACTCTGCCGGCTGCTGACGCAGCTGGATACAGATGCCAACTTCACTGAAGCCGGTACTTTCGATGAGGTGATGGAACTCGCGCAGGGCGACCAGGACTTCGACCTGATCCTTATGGATCTTCAGATGCCGGGCTGGCCCGGCTTTGCGGGCATCCAGCAGATCTGCGAGTTGCAGGCCGGTACGCCCGTGGTGATCGTCTCCGCCTCGGAAAGCCAGTCGGACGTCCGCGCCGCTCTCGATGCCGGCGCCTCGGGCTATATCCCCAAGAGCTCCAGCGTGAAGATCATGCTGAGCGCGCTGAACCTCGTCTTCTCCGGCGGCATCTACGTGCCGCCCGCCGCCATCCAGGGCGAGGGTCCGGGCGTCGGCAACGGCACGTCCAGCTCGAGCAGCAATGCCGGCTCCAGCAACAACGGCAACTCCGCCCTCCCCTCCCTGACCCAACGGCAGCGCGACGTCCTGCGCTGCCTGCGCGAGGGCAAGTCGAACAAGCAGATCGCTTATGAGCTTGGCCTGTCCGAGGGCACGGTGAAGATCCATGTGACCGCCGTGATGCGGAGCCTGGGCGTGCGGAACCGCACCCAGGCGGTCATCGCATCGGCCGACCTGCTGCCCTGA
- a CDS encoding ABC transporter ATP-binding protein yields the protein MILLVLMVTGAALEVVGVAAVPAFVSAVVYPDKLAQFPALYNMLQNLGLTTTEKLVVWGALALVIVFAVKNAYLILNYWVQMKYVSNRRVDFARRLTQAYMQAPFTFHIRRNTSELLRNIDREATVIAYQVIGAILELMTHTLILVAVLAFLFIAEPWITFWWMVIFGAIGGLGVSAVSAKLKRYGLEEQEERKNFVQALYQGFGSIKEARVLNREHFFARKVGETVEAIARVVRFKNFTQKAVGPVTEFAAIAGLLVIAAALVLLQRPTESVLVTLSLFVVGLVRLRQTIGSAMTHLTALRYSAVSVDPVYDDLKLLEGKGLPWRNLPASQLPPPRRLDQSIELENIWYRHENAPDYALRGISLTIPAGSAVGFVGSTGAGKSTLVDMILGLLTPEKGRVLVDGTDIRQNINSWQRSIGYVPQSIYLLDDTIRRNIALGIDDKDVDEEALRVAIRLAQLEAFVEKQPNGLDEQIGEGGVRLSGGERQRIGIARALYHDPEVLILDEATSALDNATERAIIAAVEALKGRRTVIMIAHRLTTVRNCDTLYFLKAGQIDAAGNYDELENRHADFRLMSSG from the coding sequence ATGATCCTGCTTGTGCTGATGGTTACCGGCGCCGCGCTGGAGGTGGTGGGCGTTGCCGCCGTGCCGGCCTTTGTCAGCGCCGTCGTCTATCCGGACAAGCTGGCGCAATTCCCGGCGCTCTACAACATGCTGCAGAACCTGGGCCTGACCACGACGGAAAAGCTGGTTGTCTGGGGCGCGTTGGCGCTGGTGATCGTGTTCGCGGTCAAGAACGCCTATCTGATCCTGAACTACTGGGTTCAGATGAAGTATGTCTCCAACCGGCGCGTCGATTTCGCCCGCCGGCTGACGCAGGCCTACATGCAGGCGCCCTTCACCTTCCATATCCGCCGCAACACTTCGGAACTGCTGCGCAACATCGACCGCGAGGCGACCGTCATCGCCTATCAGGTCATCGGCGCCATTCTCGAGCTGATGACCCACACGCTGATCCTGGTCGCGGTGCTGGCATTCCTGTTCATTGCCGAGCCCTGGATCACCTTCTGGTGGATGGTGATCTTCGGCGCCATCGGCGGTCTGGGCGTATCGGCTGTCAGCGCCAAGCTGAAGCGCTACGGGCTGGAGGAGCAGGAGGAGCGGAAGAACTTCGTCCAGGCCCTGTACCAGGGTTTCGGCAGCATCAAGGAAGCGCGCGTCCTCAACCGCGAGCATTTCTTCGCCCGCAAGGTGGGGGAAACGGTCGAGGCTATCGCGCGAGTGGTCCGGTTCAAGAACTTCACCCAGAAGGCCGTCGGTCCGGTGACGGAGTTCGCGGCCATCGCCGGCCTTCTGGTCATCGCCGCGGCGCTGGTGCTTCTGCAGCGCCCGACGGAATCCGTGCTGGTCACCCTGTCCCTCTTCGTCGTCGGCCTGGTCCGGCTGCGCCAGACCATCGGATCGGCGATGACCCACCTGACGGCCCTGCGCTACAGCGCAGTGTCGGTCGATCCGGTTTATGACGATCTGAAGCTGCTCGAGGGCAAGGGCCTGCCCTGGCGCAACCTGCCGGCCTCCCAACTTCCCCCGCCCCGGCGGCTGGACCAGTCCATCGAGCTGGAGAATATCTGGTACCGGCACGAGAATGCCCCGGACTATGCCCTGCGCGGCATTTCCCTGACCATTCCGGCGGGATCGGCGGTGGGTTTCGTCGGCAGCACGGGCGCTGGCAAGTCGACGCTGGTGGACATGATCCTTGGCCTCCTGACGCCGGAGAAAGGCCGCGTCCTGGTGGACGGCACCGACATTCGCCAGAACATCAACTCCTGGCAGCGCAGCATCGGGTACGTGCCGCAGTCCATCTACCTGCTCGACGACACGATCCGGCGCAACATCGCGCTCGGCATCGACGACAAGGATGTCGATGAGGAAGCCCTGCGGGTCGCCATCCGCCTTGCCCAGCTTGAGGCCTTCGTCGAGAAGCAGCCGAACGGCCTGGACGAGCAGATTGGCGAAGGCGGCGTGCGCCTGTCCGGCGGCGAGCGGCAGCGCATCGGCATCGCCCGCGCGCTCTACCACGATCCGGAGGTGCTGATCCTGGACGAGGCGACCTCCGCCCTGGACAACGCGACGGAGCGGGCGATCATCGCCGCGGTCGAGGCGCTGAAGGGACGGCGCACCGTGATCATGATCGCCCAC
- a CDS encoding J domain-containing protein has protein sequence MQWLILGVGLLIGTTLLARGFANADPRKLARTVRWVGIVLVGLAAVALVVSGRLGLVLWLLPLLLPFIVRWRMQMNRAKAAAGPAPGQTSNVETAYLRMWLDHDSGAMDGEVLSSRFQGQQLGQLSRGELLELREELRSADPQSQALVEAFLDRAFPDWRDGRDEGAARHDYYAPPSASGDMSVEQALEVLGLQPGAGEAEIREAHRRLMLRNHPDQGGSTYIAAQINRAKDLLLEHSRSRT, from the coding sequence ATGCAGTGGCTGATCCTGGGCGTCGGGCTGTTGATCGGGACTACCCTGCTGGCGCGGGGGTTTGCGAACGCCGATCCGCGGAAGCTTGCCCGCACCGTCCGCTGGGTCGGTATCGTCCTGGTAGGGCTGGCGGCGGTCGCGCTGGTGGTAAGCGGGCGACTCGGCCTGGTGCTCTGGCTGTTGCCGCTGCTTCTTCCCTTCATTGTCCGCTGGCGGATGCAGATGAACCGCGCCAAGGCGGCCGCAGGCCCGGCGCCCGGCCAGACCTCGAACGTGGAGACTGCATATCTCCGCATGTGGCTGGACCATGACAGCGGCGCGATGGATGGGGAGGTGCTGTCCAGCCGGTTCCAGGGGCAGCAACTTGGACAGCTCAGTCGGGGCGAACTGCTGGAGCTGCGGGAAGAGCTGCGCTCGGCCGATCCGCAGTCCCAGGCTTTGGTCGAAGCCTTCCTCGACCGCGCATTTCCTGACTGGCGGGACGGGCGCGACGAGGGCGCTGCCCGGCATGACTACTATGCTCCGCCTTCCGCTTCCGGCGACATGTCGGTGGAACAGGCGCTGGAGGTGCTGGGCCTGCAACCTGGGGCTGGCGAGGCGGAAATCCGGGAGGCGCACCGGCGGCTGATGCTGCGCAACCATCCCGACCAGGGTGGGTCTACCTATATCGCGGCGCAGATCAACCGGGCGAAGGACCTGCTTTTGGAGCATTCCAGGTCCCGAACCTGA
- a CDS encoding BaiN/RdsA family NAD(P)/FAD-dependent oxidoreductase encodes MSSHHDVIILGAGAAGLYAAIFAGRRGRRVLVIDHADKPGKKILISGGGRCNFTNLGVEPKRFLSANPHFPISALKRHGQHEFIALVDRHGIPWHEKKLGQLFCDRSAQDILDMLLAECADAGVGLRLSCAVRDLAREEGGGFALETSHGRFTADALILATGGLSIPKMGATGFALEVAARFGLPVVEPRPALVPFTFAPSDLDKTRDLTGIALDGTVACDGAAFREALLLTHRGLSGPSILQVSSYWRPGRDIQVDLWPDGNAAADLKALKRERPRAELRTVLAERLPRRFAERLFETDVLGEALISRPLADMKDKDLERVASLLHRWTVRPAGTEGYRTAEVMAGGVDTAALSSKTMEAKSVPGLHVVGEAVDVTGWLGGYNFQWAWSSGYAAGMAA; translated from the coding sequence ATGTCCTCTCATCATGATGTGATCATCCTCGGGGCCGGCGCCGCCGGTCTCTATGCCGCCATCTTCGCCGGCCGGCGGGGACGCCGTGTGCTGGTCATCGACCATGCCGACAAGCCGGGGAAGAAGATCCTGATCTCCGGCGGCGGGCGCTGCAACTTCACCAATCTGGGCGTGGAGCCGAAGCGGTTCCTGTCCGCCAATCCCCACTTCCCCATTTCGGCGCTGAAGCGACACGGGCAGCACGAATTCATCGCCCTGGTGGACCGGCACGGCATCCCTTGGCATGAGAAGAAACTCGGCCAGCTCTTCTGCGACCGCTCCGCCCAGGACATCCTCGACATGCTGCTGGCCGAGTGCGCCGACGCCGGCGTCGGCCTCCGCCTCTCCTGCGCGGTACGGGATCTGGCGCGGGAGGAGGGGGGCGGGTTCGCACTGGAGACATCGCACGGGCGGTTCACGGCCGATGCGCTTATACTGGCGACCGGCGGCCTTTCCATTCCCAAGATGGGGGCGACCGGCTTCGCGCTGGAGGTCGCTGCCCGGTTCGGACTGCCGGTCGTGGAACCGCGCCCGGCCCTGGTGCCTTTCACCTTCGCGCCTTCGGACCTCGACAAGACACGCGACCTGACCGGGATCGCGCTGGATGGCACCGTCGCCTGCGATGGAGCTGCGTTCCGGGAGGCGTTGTTGCTGACCCACCGTGGTCTGTCCGGTCCCTCCATCCTCCAGGTTTCCAGCTACTGGCGGCCGGGCCGGGACATCCAGGTGGACCTCTGGCCCGACGGGAACGCAGCCGCCGACCTCAAGGCTCTGAAGCGGGAGCGGCCGCGCGCGGAGCTGCGCACTGTGCTGGCGGAACGGCTGCCCCGCCGCTTCGCCGAGCGGCTGTTCGAGACGGATGTGCTGGGCGAGGCGCTGATCAGCCGCCCCCTTGCCGACATGAAGGATAAGGATCTGGAGCGGGTCGCGTCCCTGCTGCACCGCTGGACGGTGAGGCCCGCCGGAACGGAGGGGTACCGGACGGCGGAGGTGATGGCAGGCGGCGTTGACACCGCGGCCCTCTCCTCCAAGACCATGGAGGCGAAATCCGTGCCTGGCCTCCATGTGGTGGGGGAGGCGGTGGACGTTACCGGTTGGCTGGGCGGCTATAACTTCCAATGGGCCTGGAGCAGCGGATACGCCGCCGGCATGGCCGCATGA
- a CDS encoding response regulator transcription factor, with amino-acid sequence MKILVVEDEELIAMTVIDALEAAGFSAEHASGTDEAIALAAVTPFDLALVDARLAYGDSGIATCQILLENYSVPSLLATGLDIPDHVGSFALGVLHKPFTGEELATTVRAVGKLLCGGNPGQLPDRLELFTDRLRRVS; translated from the coding sequence ATGAAGATTCTGGTCGTCGAAGACGAAGAGCTGATCGCAATGACGGTGATCGACGCGCTGGAGGCGGCGGGCTTCAGCGCCGAACACGCCTCCGGCACGGATGAAGCCATCGCCCTTGCGGCTGTTACGCCATTCGATCTGGCGCTGGTCGATGCCCGGCTGGCCTATGGGGACAGCGGCATCGCCACCTGCCAGATCCTTCTAGAGAATTACAGCGTCCCGTCGCTGTTGGCCACGGGCCTGGATATTCCCGACCATGTCGGCAGCTTCGCCCTGGGCGTGCTGCACAAGCCCTTCACCGGCGAAGAGCTGGCAACCACGGTGCGGGCTGTCGGCAAGCTGCTCTGCGGCGGAAATCCCGGTCAGCTTCCGGACCGGCTCGAGCTGTTCACGGATCGGCTCCGCCGGGTGAGCTGA
- a CDS encoding SAM-dependent methyltransferase, whose translation MSNNPSAQNAPEAQPTGATGYLADEEFLEPLLAELGEVRDVHGRLVLADGPPRPAAWALNIWYDPVVIPIASIKQGAKALRSIQRNWAPYTFQHHRRASLIQENLPHVSAKPMEFYTPAPTAPLGSWTLLDESTILAAPHCSSPFPNGEVRFVENRSAPPARAYLKLWEVFTRLGVMPTAGELCLDLGACPGGWTWVLQGLGANVIAVDKAPIDPAIARLPGVSQRLESAFGLNPAEVGPVDWLFSDIICYPARLLRLVRSWMDTGMARNFVCTLKFQGETDHETARAFAAIPGSQLMHLSVNKHELTWVLTR comes from the coding sequence GTGTCGAACAATCCGTCCGCCCAGAACGCCCCGGAGGCCCAGCCCACCGGAGCCACAGGCTATCTGGCCGATGAGGAGTTCCTGGAGCCGCTGCTGGCGGAACTCGGAGAGGTGCGGGACGTCCATGGCCGGCTGGTGCTTGCCGACGGACCGCCGCGGCCGGCCGCCTGGGCACTGAACATCTGGTACGATCCGGTCGTCATCCCCATCGCCTCCATCAAGCAGGGGGCGAAGGCGCTGCGGTCGATCCAACGCAACTGGGCGCCATACACCTTCCAGCATCACCGTCGGGCCAGCCTGATCCAGGAGAACCTGCCCCACGTCTCGGCCAAGCCGATGGAGTTCTATACGCCGGCGCCAACCGCTCCGCTGGGGTCCTGGACCCTGCTGGACGAGTCGACCATCCTCGCCGCCCCGCACTGCTCCAGCCCCTTTCCCAACGGGGAGGTGCGATTCGTGGAGAACCGTTCCGCGCCGCCGGCCCGGGCGTATCTGAAGCTGTGGGAGGTCTTCACCCGACTGGGCGTGATGCCGACGGCAGGAGAGCTGTGCCTGGATCTTGGCGCCTGCCCGGGCGGCTGGACCTGGGTGTTGCAAGGGCTGGGAGCCAATGTGATCGCCGTGGACAAGGCCCCGATCGATCCGGCCATCGCCCGCCTTCCTGGCGTGAGCCAGCGGCTGGAAAGCGCTTTCGGCCTGAATCCGGCGGAAGTCGGTCCGGTGGACTGGTTGTTCTCCGACATCATCTGCTACCCGGCCCGCCTGCTGCGGCTGGTGCGGAGCTGGATGGATACAGGAATGGCGCGCAACTTCGTCTGCACCCTGAAATTCCAAGGGGAGACGGACCATGAAACCGCCCGCGCCTTTGCCGCCATCCCCGGCTCACAACTCATGCACCTGTCGGTGAACAAGCACGAACTGACCTGGGTGCTGACGCGCTGA